A DNA window from Vigna angularis cultivar LongXiaoDou No.4 chromosome 1, ASM1680809v1, whole genome shotgun sequence contains the following coding sequences:
- the LOC108337608 gene encoding transcription factor PRE6 — protein sequence MSTRRSRSRQTPVSTQITDAQITDLVSKLQHLIPELRARRSDKVSASKVLQETCNYIKSLHREVDDLSDRLSQLLATTDSNSAQAAIIRSLLM from the exons ATGTCTACCAGAAGATCTCGTTCCAGACAAACGCCAGTTTCCACTCAGATCACTGATGCTCAGATCACTGATCTCGTTTCCAAGTTACAGCACCTTATCCCTGAGCTTCGCGCAAGACGTTCCGACAAG GTTTCGGCTTCTAAGGTGTTGCAGGAGACTTGCAACTACATAAAAAGCTTGCACAGAGAGGTTGATGACCTAAGTGACCGGTTGTCACAACTTCTGGCCACCACAGACTCCAACAGTGCCCAAGCAGCCATTATTAGGAGCTTACTtatgtaa